One segment of Gadus chalcogrammus isolate NIFS_2021 chromosome 8, NIFS_Gcha_1.0, whole genome shotgun sequence DNA contains the following:
- the LOC130387105 gene encoding mitochondrial ubiquitin ligase activator of nfkb 1-A: protein MSEFPINPLVLIGVGSSFAFSGLFYNLYQAKKEELRKLNEIPIFKPDQHLFKLLKSATRKRFQYIAVEGLVQPDGEPLASKFVPRSFGVVQKISEEEHWEYWNSLSKTWNSRKTNRTQTNHTVPFSLVAPGGYTSPGGHDDEVYVKVQNPLEATGLDLDRVHYRVRRAAEGGLSGAVLQGLSGERAVAKEESEEMLRVGATVTGFGELVLEADAGAGAGVMRLQAPQDGRPYILVATDYKSYLARHESSASMWKTLAVACGAVGTTVLAGTLYNLLKKHNDK, encoded by the exons ATGAGTGAATTTCCGATTAACCCCTTGGTTTTGATTGGCGTCGGATCCAGTTTCGCTTTCTCTGGattgttttataatttataCCAGGCCAAGAAAGAAGAACTGCGAAAGCTAAAT GAAATACCCATTTTCAAACCAGATCAACATTTGTTTAAATTACTAAAGTCAGCTACACGGAAACGATTCCAATACATTGCTGTAGAAG GTCTGGTCCAGCCAGATGGGGAGCCACTGGCTAGCAAGTTTGTTCCTCGAAGCTTCGGGGTTGTCCAGAAGATATCAGAAGAGGAGCACTGGGAGTACTGGAACTCTCTGTCTAAAACATG GAACTCGCGGAAAACCAACCGGACGCAGACCAACCACACGGTCCCCTTCAGCCTGGTGGCGCCAGGGGGCTACACCTCCCCCGGCGGCCACGACGACGAGGTCTACGTGAAGGTGCAGAACCCCCTGGAGGCCACGGGCCTGGACCTGGACCGGGTCCACTACCGCGTGCGTCGCGCCGCGGAGGGGGGCTTGTCCGGCGCGGTCCTCCAGGGTCTGAGCGGCGAGAGGGCGGTGGCcaaggaggagagcgaggagatgCTGCGGGTCGGCGCCACCGTCACGGGCTTCGGGGAGCTGGTTCTGGAGGCTGacgcgggggcgggggcgggggtgatGAGGCTGCAGGCGCCACAGGACGGCCGTCCGTACATCTTGGTCGCCACGGACTACAAGAGCTACTTGGCGCGGCACGAGAGCTCCGCCTCCATGTGGAAGACGCTGGCGGTGGCGTGCGGCGCCGTCGGGACCACCGTTTTGGCGGGAACTCTCTACAACCTCCTCAAGAAACACAACGATAAATAG
- the eif2b5 gene encoding translation initiation factor eIF-2B subunit epsilon has product MSGKGGKQSRSGGGRKGADDQEEEEQPLQAVLIADSFNRRFFPITKDQPRALLPLGNVAMIDYTLEFLTSTGVQETFVFCCWMSHKIKEHLLKSKWCRPTSPNTVHIITSDLYRSLGDVLRDVDAKNLVRYDFVLVYGDVVSNIDVTQALQEHKHRRKVEKNISVMTMVFKESSPGHKSRCEEDDIIVAMDTKSQRVLHYQKTQGLKKLQFPMNIFHNGSEDFEIRHDLLDCHISICSPQVAELFTDNFDYQTRNDFVRGMLVNEEILGNQIHMHVTKDGYGARVSNLLMYDSVSSDLIRRWVYPLTPEANFTDREGPPCTHSRHNVYRGPGVSLGHGSQMVENVLIGCGTSIGADCHISNSVIGSNCSIGDNVTLDCAYVWNHVTISKNVTISQSVVCDRVEIREGVRLNKQCVLAYNVLIGPNVSLPDGTVVSMHHPDEEEEEDDDEFLSDGDADASQSKEKNKQKGFNPAEVGVEGKGFVWKTSVLDDTEDEELSQCLWGLVLNPDPESDSEASEPDDPDDPVIPSPEMDDVKVFELEVLGTLQRGLEENIGCDNLVVEVNSLKYAYNITLREVMQMLTRVVLEFPFQQQQGVQLSAAQYATVLLPLIERWAPLFKNYVKKAQDHLDCLSAFEEHFLEQEKHWPAMIKVLMSMYQLEILEEELIMRWFSQGATTDKGRQLRKNQGLQKFIKWLEEAEDESSEDE; this is encoded by the exons ATGTCAGGTAAAGGAGGAAAACAAAGTCGCTCAGGAGGCGGCAGAAAGGGTGCCGAtgaccaggaggaagaggaacagcCGTTGCAGGCTGTTCTTATTGCTGACAGCTTCAACCGGAGGTTTTTTCCGATCACCAAAGACCAGCCAAGG GCATTACTCCCACTAGGAAATGTGGCTATGATCGACTATACACTGGAGTTCCTGACATCCACTGGGGTGCAGGAAACATTTGTCTTCTGTTGCTGGATGTCCCATAAAATCAAGGAGCACCTGCT TAAGTCGAAGTGGTGTCGTCCTACCTCCCCGAACACAGTCCACATCatcacctctgacctctaccGCTCGCTAGGCGATGTGCTCAGGGACGTGGATGCCAAGAATCTGGTGCGCTACGACTTTGTGCTGGTGTATGGAGATGTGGTGTCGAACATTGACGTCACTCAGGCCCTGCAGGAGCACAA GCACCGCAGAAAGGTGGAGAAGAATATCTCGGTGATGACCATGGTCTTCAAGGAGTCGTCGCCGGGTCACAAGTCCCGCTGCGAGGAGGACGACATCATCGTCGCCATGGACACCAAGAGTCAACGAGTCCTGCACTACCAAAAGACACAGGGACTGAAGAAGCTTCAGTTCCCCATG AATATTTTCCACAACGGAAGCGAGGACTTTGAGATCCGACACGACCTGTTGGACTGTCACATCAGCATCTGTTCCCCACAG GTGGCTGAGCTCTTCACTGACAACTTCGACTACCAGACCAGGAACGACTTTGTCCGAGGGATGCTGGTCAACGAAGAG ATCCTGGGCAACCAGATCCACATGCACGTCACCAAGGACGGCTACGGCGCTCGGGTCTCCAACCTGCTCATGTACGACTCGGTGTCCTCGGACCTGATCCGCCGCTGGGTCTACCCGCTCACGCCGGAGGCCAACTTCACGGACCGCGAGGGCCCGCCGTGCACACACTCGCGCCACAACGTGTACCGGGGCCCCGGTGTGAGCCTGGGCCACGGGAGCCAGATGGTGGAGAACGTCCTGATTGGCTGCGGCACCAGCATCGGGGCCGACTGTCACATTTCAAACAGCGTCATCGGGAGTAACTGCAGCATAG GGGACAACGTCACCCTGGACTGTGCCTACGTTTGGAACCACGTCACCATCTCCAAGAACGTGACCATCAGCCAGTCAGTGGTCTGTGACCGGGTGGAGATCAGGGAAGGGGTCCGGCTAAACAAACAGTGTGTCCTGGCCTACAAC GTCTTGATCGGACCGAACGTCTCCCTACCGGACGGCACGGTGGTCTCCATGCACCACccagacgaggaagaggaggaagacgacgatGAGTTCCTCAGCGACGGCGACGCAGACGCCAGCCAGAGTAAAGAGAAGAACAAGCAGAAGG GGTTCAACCCAGCGGAGGTGGGCGTGGAGGGGAAGGGGTTCGTGTGGAAGACCAGTGTTCTGGACGACACAGAGGACGAGGAGCTGTCCCAGTGCCTCTGGg GTTTGGTCTTGAACCCTGACCCTGAGAGTGACAGCGAGGCCAGCGAACCCGACGACCCCGACGACCCTGTCATCCCCTCCCCCGAGATGGACGATGTCAAAG TGTTTGAGTTGGAGGTACTGGGCACTCTCCAGCGAGGCCTGGAGGAGAACATCGGCTGTGACaacctggtggtggaggtcaaCTCCCTGAA gtaCGCCTATAACATCACCCTGAGGGAGGTGATGCAGATGCTGACCAGGGTGGTGCTCGAGTTCCCctttcagcagcagcagggggtacAGCTCTCCGCGGCCCAGTATGCTACCGTCCTTCTGCCC CTGATCGAGAGGTGGGCGCCGCTCTTTAAGAACTATGTGAAGAAGGCCCAGGACCACCTGGACTGTCTGTCAGCCTTTGAGGAACACTTCCTGGAGCAGGAGAAACACTGGCCGGCCATGATCAAG GTTTTGATGAGCATGTACCAGCTGGagatcctggaggaggagctcatcATGCGCTGGTTCTCCCAGGGAGCCACCACGGACAAGGGCCGGCAGCTGCGCAAGAACCAGGGG CTGCAGAAGTTCATCAAGTggctggaggaggctgaggacgAGTCATCAGAAGACGAATGA